The following coding sequences lie in one Mus musculus strain C57BL/6J chromosome 11, GRCm38.p6 C57BL/6J genomic window:
- the Akap1 gene encoding A-kinase anchor protein 1, mitochondrial isoform X1: MAIQLRSLFPLALPGMLALLGWWWFFSRKKDRLSSSDKQVETLKVGPAIKDRRLSEEACPGVLSVAPTVTQPPGREEQRCVDKPSTEPLALPRTRQVRRRSESSGNLPSVADTRSQPGPCRDEIAKVELSLMGDKAKSIPLGCPLLPKDASFPYEAVERCKQESALGKTPGRGWPSPYAASGEKARETGGTEGTGDAVLGENVSEEGLLSQECVSEVEKSEFPILAPGGGEGEEVSHGPPQVAELLKKEEYIVGKLPSSFVEPVHSEPVKDEDALEPQVKGSSNTSDRDLAGELDKDETVPENDQIKQAAFQLISQVILEATEEFRATTVGKTVAQVHPTSATQPKGKEESCVPASQETSLGQDTSDPASTRTGATASPSAEALPPKTYVSCLSSPLSGPTKDQKPKNSAHHISLAPCPPPVTPQRQSLEGASNPRGDDNFVACMANNSQSVLSVSSLGQCSDPVSTSGLEDSCTETISSSGDKAMTPPLPVSTQPFSNGVLKEELSDLGTEDGWTMDTEADHSGEALEG, encoded by the exons ATGGCAATCCAGTTGCGTTCGCTCTTCCCCTTGGCGTTGCCCGGAATGCTGGCCCTCCTTGGCTGGTGGTGGTTTTTCTCTCGTAAAAAAGATCGGCTCAGCAGCAGTGATAAGCAGGTGGAGACACTGAAGGTTGGCCCTGCCATCAAGGACCGACGGCTCAGTGAAGAGGCCTGTCCTGGAGTCCTGTCTGTGGCCCCCACTGTCACACAGCCTCCTGGAAGGGAAGAGCAGCGCTGTGTGGACAAGCCTTCTACAGAGCCCCTGGCCTTGCCGAGGACTCGCCAGGTTCGACGAAGATCAGAGTCCTCAGGCAACCTCCCCAGCGTTGCAGACACGAGGTCGCAGCCAGGACCGTGCAGAGATGAGATCGCCAAAGTGGAACTCTCCCTGATGGGGGACAAAGCCAAATCTATTCCTCTTGGATGTCCGCTTCTCCCAAAGGATGCGTCCTTCCCCTATGAAGCAGTGGAAAGGTGTAAGCAGGAGTCCGCACTGGGCAAGACTCCTGGAAGAGGCTGGCCAAGCCCGTATGCGGCCTCTGGAGAGAAAGCGAGAGAGACAGGTGGGACAGAGGGGACTGGAGATGCTGTGTTGGGGGAAAATGTATCTGAGGAAGGCCTATTGTCCCAGGAGTGTGTCTCAGAAGTGGAGAAGAGTGAGTTTCCAATCCTGGCCCCCGGGGGAGGTGAGGGAGAAGAGGTGAGCCATGGCCCCCCACAGGTAGCTGAACTTTTAAAGAAGGAAGAATATATTGTTGGGAAGTTGCCGAGTAGCTTTGTGGAGCCAGTTCACTCAGAGCCGGTTAAGGACGAGGATGCGTTGGAACCCCAGGTCAAAGGTAGCAGCAATACTTCGGATAGAGACCTGGCTGGAGAGCTGGACAAAGACGAGACCGTGCCTGAAAATGACCAGATTAAGCAGGCTGCCTTCCAGCTCATCTCCCAGGTGATCTTGGAAGCAACTGAAGAGTTTCGGGCCACCACAGTGGGCAAGACTGTGGCACAAGTGCACCCAACCTCGGCCACTCAGCctaaggggaaggaggagagctgTGTTCCAGCCAGCCAGGAAACTAGCTTGGGACAAGACACCTCAGATCCTGCTTCCACCAGAACAGGTGCCACTGCCAGCCCTTCAGCAGAAGCTCTGCCACCAAAGACCTATGTAAGCTGTCTCAGCAGCCCTCTGTCAGGCCCCACCAAGGACCAGAAGCCAAAGAACTCTGCACATCACATCTCCCTGGCTCCCTGCCCACCGCCAGTCACCCCCCAGAGGCAGTCTCTGGAGGGGGCAAGTAACCCGAGAGGTGATGACAACTTTGTCGCCTGTATGGCCAACAACAGCCAGAGTGTCCTTTCAGTTAGCTCCTTGGGGCAGTGCTCAGATCCTGTCAGTACTTCGGGGCTTGAAGACTCTTGCACAGAGACCATCTCAAGCTCCGGAGACAAAGCTATGACCCCACCACTGCCAGTCAGTACTCAGCCCTTCAGCAACGGGGTGCTGAAGGAGGAGCTGTCAGACTTAGGGACCGAGGATGGATGGACCATGGATACAGAAGCAGATCACTCAGGAG AAGCCCTCGAAGGGTAA